One genomic region from Leptospira tipperaryensis encodes:
- the flhA gene encoding flagellar biosynthesis protein FlhA, translating into MEKKWWNQSDVILGVGAVAIVAMLVIPLPGFILDILIIVSLAIGLLVLLTSLSVKEPADFSIFPSLLLITTLYRLALNVSTTRQILSKGPAMNSSIIDAFGSFIIGSESGLSKYVVGFIIFIILVLVQVLVITKGATRISEVAARFTLDALPGKQMAIDMELSSGNINEEEAKKRRKKIEAEVDFYGSMDGASKFVQGDVRAGLIITAINLLGGVIIGASIRGESFTQAIETYGKFTIGDGLVSQIPALLTTVATGIIVTRSGSESDLATQFKNQLFSNSKVLYVVAGSLGFSAFIPGLPFFPLLILSSGIAYLGYSLEQTVKEQLESIEKKEKESGQDRKPKDFYEELRTDPIEIEVGYHLIPLVDASQGGALLDQISNLRKKFAQDNGVVIPPVRILDNLDLNPDTYSIKINGTEVGASTVKPDKLMALNTSPGNAEAIQGEDFLEPSFGQKAKWISSEDKSEAEAKGYTVVDASTVVVTHLKELLATHASTLLGREEVKKLLDHYKATYPTLVNELDADKPGNLGIIQQVLQNLLREGLGIRNLVPILESIANNLSKYQNPYILTELVRQSVSRTVVRDYLSMDGKLRVITLESRILDRLNKSITQDRIENRDVLSLPPDFYRRLIDGVAELYRNFRTEGKFPIFVVNREVRLPFSYLLAKEFPPRNFGVLAYEEIHSSVDSVIEAELKLPQTQTATAGVGEEV; encoded by the coding sequence ATGGAAAAGAAATGGTGGAATCAGTCCGACGTAATCTTAGGAGTGGGCGCCGTGGCAATCGTTGCCATGTTAGTCATTCCTCTCCCCGGATTTATATTAGATATTTTGATTATTGTGAGTTTGGCGATAGGACTTTTGGTCCTCTTGACTTCACTCTCCGTAAAGGAACCGGCTGATTTTTCGATCTTCCCGAGTTTACTTTTGATCACTACTTTGTATCGTCTTGCGCTCAACGTTTCTACAACTCGTCAGATTCTTTCGAAAGGTCCGGCGATGAACAGTAGTATCATCGATGCCTTCGGTTCGTTTATCATCGGAAGCGAGTCGGGACTTTCCAAATATGTAGTCGGTTTTATCATCTTTATCATCTTGGTTCTCGTTCAGGTTTTGGTGATCACAAAAGGTGCGACTCGGATCTCCGAAGTTGCGGCCCGATTCACTTTGGACGCCTTGCCCGGTAAGCAGATGGCGATCGACATGGAACTTTCTTCGGGAAACATCAACGAGGAAGAGGCCAAAAAAAGAAGAAAGAAGATCGAAGCGGAAGTCGATTTCTACGGATCCATGGATGGAGCGAGTAAGTTCGTCCAAGGGGACGTTCGAGCCGGTCTGATCATTACCGCCATCAACCTGTTAGGTGGAGTGATCATCGGAGCTTCCATTCGGGGAGAATCCTTCACACAAGCGATCGAAACCTACGGAAAGTTTACGATCGGTGACGGTCTCGTTTCCCAGATTCCCGCGCTTCTGACAACGGTTGCGACCGGTATCATCGTAACTCGTTCCGGTTCCGAATCCGATCTTGCCACTCAGTTCAAAAACCAACTCTTTAGCAATTCTAAGGTTCTCTACGTAGTTGCGGGAAGTTTGGGATTCTCAGCTTTTATCCCGGGTCTTCCTTTCTTTCCTCTTCTCATCCTCTCTTCGGGAATCGCCTACTTGGGATATTCTCTCGAGCAAACGGTCAAAGAACAGCTTGAGTCGATCGAGAAAAAAGAAAAAGAATCCGGTCAGGATCGTAAGCCGAAAGATTTTTACGAAGAGCTTCGAACCGATCCGATCGAAATCGAGGTCGGTTATCATCTCATACCGTTAGTCGACGCTTCCCAGGGCGGAGCGCTTTTGGATCAGATCAGCAACCTGCGTAAAAAATTCGCTCAAGACAACGGGGTAGTCATTCCTCCGGTAAGAATATTAGATAATCTTGATCTCAATCCGGATACGTATTCGATTAAGATCAACGGAACCGAAGTAGGGGCTTCGACTGTAAAACCGGATAAACTTATGGCCCTCAATACGAGTCCGGGAAATGCGGAAGCGATCCAAGGAGAGGATTTCTTGGAACCTTCTTTTGGACAAAAGGCAAAATGGATTTCCTCCGAAGACAAGTCCGAAGCGGAAGCAAAGGGTTACACAGTCGTCGACGCCTCTACGGTCGTAGTCACGCACCTCAAGGAACTCCTCGCGACACACGCCTCCACCTTGCTCGGTCGTGAAGAAGTCAAAAAACTTCTGGATCACTACAAAGCGACTTATCCGACCCTCGTCAATGAATTGGACGCGGACAAACCGGGTAATTTGGGAATCATTCAACAGGTCTTGCAGAATCTTCTCAGAGAAGGATTGGGAATTCGAAACCTCGTTCCAATCTTAGAATCGATCGCAAACAATCTTTCAAAATATCAGAATCCTTACATTCTCACGGAACTCGTCCGTCAGTCGGTTTCAAGAACCGTGGTTCGGGACTATCTTTCCATGGACGGCAAATTGCGAGTGATCACATTAGAAAGTAGAATTTTGGATCGTCTGAACAAGTCGATTACTCAGGATAGAATCGAGAACAGAGACGTTCTTTCTCTTCCTCCCGATTTTTATAGAAGGTTGATCGACGGAGTCGCCGAACTCTACCGCAATTTTAGAACTGAAGGAAAGTTCCCGATCTTTGTGGTCAACAGAGAAGTAAGACTTCCTTTTTCTTATCTGCTCGCAAAGGAATTTCCTCCTCGCAATTTTGGAGTTCTTGCCTACGAGGAAATTCATTCTTCCGTGGATTCCGTGATCGAAGCGGAACTCAAACTTCCGCAAACACAAACGGCGACTGCCGGAGTCGGGGAAGAAGTATGA
- a CDS encoding EscU/YscU/HrcU family type III secretion system export apparatus switch protein: protein MLLKIFLSIFDFFRIEAAFFFRFYEPISVSSNVSDFKINLQLFAAEDEGRTEPGSERRRREEREKGNVPKSPELPAAVVLLAGVILVYLMGEYFFMRTFYILRKYIHGVGQRTDISSESVTELLKNASTDLFTLLWPLLGITLVGAVIGNVAQVGFMFAPRALSFNFSRVAPNFKKVLPTRQTLFNLGKSLAKVGLIGWVSYIIISRDFFPILLSGEMGLEQAVALIMSTSFKIFLVVGIILLAISVVDYLYQRYEYEESLKMTPSEAKREAKESDGDRSLQARRRQLARDMMNKRKMLAKVPEADVVITNPTHFAVALEYKPGIHKAPIVIAKGVDDFALLIIRIARENGVPTIEDRLQARGLYEEVELGAEVPQQFYRAIATILSRLESFRRAV from the coding sequence ATGCTCCTAAAAATATTTCTTTCCATCTTCGATTTTTTTCGGATCGAAGCGGCGTTCTTCTTTCGATTTTACGAACCCATTTCGGTTTCGTCTAACGTGTCCGATTTTAAGATCAACCTCCAGCTCTTTGCGGCGGAAGACGAGGGTAGAACCGAACCCGGATCCGAACGTAGAAGAAGAGAAGAACGCGAAAAAGGAAACGTTCCCAAATCACCGGAACTTCCTGCGGCGGTCGTTCTCCTCGCGGGAGTGATTCTCGTCTATCTCATGGGAGAATACTTCTTCATGAGGACGTTTTATATTCTTCGCAAATACATTCACGGTGTCGGACAACGCACCGATATCAGCTCCGAATCCGTAACGGAACTCTTGAAGAATGCGTCCACCGATCTTTTTACTCTTCTCTGGCCTCTTCTCGGAATCACTTTGGTCGGGGCCGTCATAGGAAACGTCGCTCAGGTGGGATTCATGTTCGCACCCCGCGCCCTGAGTTTTAATTTTAGCAGAGTGGCACCCAACTTTAAGAAGGTTCTTCCTACGCGTCAGACGCTCTTTAACTTGGGGAAATCGCTCGCGAAAGTCGGACTCATCGGTTGGGTTTCTTATATCATCATCAGTCGGGATTTTTTTCCGATCCTTCTTTCAGGAGAGATGGGACTCGAACAAGCGGTGGCTCTTATCATGAGCACCTCCTTTAAGATCTTCCTCGTCGTGGGAATCATTCTTCTCGCGATCAGCGTCGTGGATTATTTGTATCAAAGATACGAATATGAAGAATCCTTAAAGATGACTCCTTCCGAAGCCAAAAGAGAAGCCAAGGAATCCGACGGGGATCGGTCTCTTCAAGCAAGAAGAAGACAACTTGCAAGAGATATGATGAACAAACGTAAGATGCTCGCGAAAGTTCCCGAGGCAGACGTAGTAATCACAAACCCGACTCACTTTGCGGTGGCTCTGGAATATAAACCCGGAATTCACAAAGCTCCGATCGTAATCGCAAAGGGAGTGGATGACTTCGCACTTCTGATCATTCGTATAGCAAGGGAGAATGGGGTGCCTACGATCGAAGATCGTCTGCAAGCAAGAGGTCTTTATGAGGAAGTGGAACTCGGCGCTGAGGTTCCGCAACAATTCTATCGCGCGATCGCAACCATTCTCTCCCGTCTTGAATCTTTTCGGAGAGCAGTGTAA
- the fliR gene encoding flagellar biosynthetic protein FliR codes for MEYFINHFQVFLLILSRLMGLLSVAPIFSYPSISVPQKMIFSFLVSVILFPVTAGFLPPVPGDMGSYGLVVIGEALIGVLLGFMISLIFASFQMAGEFFNVQLGFGYAEILDPVTQTSLPVISTLKNLLGMILFLTLGAYRIMFESLAYSFEKIQVLNFAPEIQNGIYKAIEDAVGAMFLVAFKLSLPVLGIILLVTVSEALMGKAAPQLNILQLSFPIKVTIGLIVMIFIIPYLVSQMGAAFDLSFDKLNLMLQEWPQQ; via the coding sequence ATGGAATACTTTATCAATCATTTTCAAGTTTTCCTTCTCATCCTTTCGAGGTTGATGGGACTCTTGTCGGTTGCGCCGATCTTTTCTTATCCTTCGATCAGCGTTCCGCAGAAGATGATTTTTTCCTTTCTGGTTTCGGTCATTTTATTTCCGGTGACCGCGGGATTTTTGCCTCCCGTTCCCGGAGATATGGGAAGTTACGGCCTCGTTGTCATCGGAGAGGCTTTGATCGGAGTTCTTCTTGGATTTATGATCAGCTTGATCTTTGCATCCTTTCAGATGGCCGGAGAATTTTTTAACGTTCAGTTGGGCTTCGGTTACGCTGAAATTTTGGACCCGGTGACTCAGACGAGTTTGCCTGTGATCAGCACTTTAAAGAATCTTTTGGGAATGATTCTCTTTTTGACGTTAGGCGCTTATAGAATCATGTTTGAGAGCCTTGCGTATTCTTTTGAAAAGATCCAGGTGCTCAACTTTGCTCCTGAGATTCAAAATGGAATCTATAAGGCCATTGAAGACGCGGTAGGAGCGATGTTTCTTGTCGCGTTCAAGTTATCTCTTCCGGTTTTGGGGATCATACTTTTGGTGACGGTCTCGGAGGCTCTTATGGGAAAGGCCGCGCCTCAGCTGAACATTTTGCAACTTTCTTTTCCGATCAAGGTGACGATAGGCTTGATCGTGATGATCTTTATCATTCCTTATCTCGTCTCTCAGATGGGGGCTGCGTTTGATTTGTCATTTGATAAATTGAATCTGATGCTTCAGGAGTGGCCTCAACAATGA
- the fliQ gene encoding flagellar biosynthesis protein FliQ, producing the protein MTELEAMSLIRDALYITLKISSPILLTALVVGLIIGILQTTTSIQEQTIAFVPKLVAIFIVIVIFSSWMIQTMTDYTRNLFMMIEKF; encoded by the coding sequence ATGACGGAACTGGAAGCGATGTCCTTGATTCGGGACGCACTCTATATTACCCTGAAGATTTCTTCTCCGATTCTTCTTACGGCTTTGGTCGTGGGGTTGATCATAGGGATTTTACAAACCACCACTTCCATTCAGGAACAGACGATCGCGTTTGTTCCAAAACTCGTCGCGATCTTTATCGTGATCGTGATCTTTTCGTCTTGGATGATTCAGACCATGACGGACTATACTCGAAACCTATTTATGATGATAGAGAAATTTTAG
- the fliP gene encoding flagellar type III secretion system pore protein FliP (The bacterial flagellar biogenesis protein FliP forms a type III secretion system (T3SS)-type pore required for flagellar assembly.) has translation MRHKKIIKNITWILLLVTGLSLGSFFTLEAQSSGTRIPIPNLNINVNEAKSPRETSLSLMVLFLVTILSLAPAIVMSLTSFTKIVIVLDFVRRALSIQNLPPNQVMMGLALFMTFFIMAPTLNVVNERALTPYLEGKIDTNAFFEKGMVPIREFMMRQIGTSGAKDVALFLKIGKVEKVESFDDVPSYVLIPAFMLSEIKKAFWIGIIIFIPFIVIDLVVASALLSMGLMMLPPVMVSLPFKLILFVLVDGWNLIVYELVRSYK, from the coding sequence ATGAGACATAAAAAAATTATAAAGAACATTACATGGATACTCCTGCTCGTGACTGGATTGTCTCTGGGTTCTTTTTTCACTTTGGAAGCTCAGTCTTCCGGGACGAGAATTCCGATTCCCAATTTGAATATCAACGTCAATGAAGCGAAGAGTCCGAGAGAAACCAGTCTTTCTCTGATGGTTCTCTTTCTTGTTACCATTCTTTCTCTTGCGCCGGCGATCGTGATGTCTCTGACTTCGTTTACAAAGATCGTGATCGTTTTGGATTTTGTGAGGAGGGCGCTTTCGATTCAGAACCTTCCGCCTAACCAGGTGATGATGGGCCTCGCTCTTTTTATGACGTTCTTTATCATGGCTCCGACTCTAAATGTCGTGAATGAAAGGGCCTTAACCCCTTATCTTGAAGGTAAGATCGATACGAACGCTTTTTTTGAAAAAGGAATGGTTCCGATACGAGAATTTATGATGCGTCAGATCGGGACTTCCGGTGCGAAGGACGTGGCGCTTTTTTTGAAGATCGGAAAAGTGGAAAAGGTAGAATCCTTTGACGACGTTCCTTCTTACGTTTTGATTCCAGCGTTTATGTTAAGCGAAATCAAAAAAGCATTTTGGATCGGGATCATCATATTTATTCCGTTTATCGTAATCGATCTCGTCGTCGCTTCCGCGCTTCTTTCCATGGGTTTGATGATGCTCCCTCCCGTGATGGTGAGCCTTCCGTTTAAACTGATTCTTTTCGTTCTCGTGGACGGATGGAATCTGATCGTCTACGAACTCGTGAGGAGTTATAAATGA
- the fliO gene encoding flagellar biosynthetic protein FliO: MVSVFLILLVSTLFLTSIQAQSERELMDEALKKELGQPPASKEESKKNDSSKTENPSAVVKPPANSGESAETNPVAERYKTSDEGPGIAGTLFRVVFILALLCVGLYYILKYVAKNREGRLPVRGEMNVLSSLMLGPNKQLQIVEVSGRLLVLGVADNGINLITEISDPEVKHRILQKKETFDPPEGGFLVTVLEQIKDLNSRISGNQEGPPGGTEKTEAARDEKRRQTRKKLDELKEKTSSLESGLFDLRS; the protein is encoded by the coding sequence ATCGTTTCTGTTTTTCTGATTCTTCTCGTATCAACTCTATTCTTAACTTCCATACAAGCTCAGTCGGAAAGAGAACTCATGGACGAGGCTCTCAAAAAAGAATTGGGACAACCACCCGCGTCCAAAGAAGAATCCAAAAAGAACGATTCCTCGAAGACTGAAAATCCTTCAGCGGTCGTAAAACCTCCCGCTAATTCGGGGGAATCCGCCGAGACAAATCCGGTCGCAGAACGATATAAAACCAGTGACGAAGGTCCGGGAATCGCGGGAACACTCTTTCGAGTCGTCTTTATATTAGCTCTTCTTTGTGTAGGACTTTATTATATTCTAAAATACGTTGCGAAAAATAGGGAAGGTCGTCTTCCCGTTCGCGGAGAGATGAACGTTCTTTCGAGTCTTATGCTCGGACCGAACAAACAACTTCAGATTGTAGAAGTTTCCGGTCGTCTTCTTGTGTTAGGCGTCGCGGACAACGGGATCAACTTGATCACGGAAATTTCCGATCCGGAAGTAAAACATAGAATTCTTCAAAAGAAAGAAACCTTTGATCCTCCGGAAGGAGGCTTTTTGGTCACGGTCCTTGAACAGATTAAGGACTTAAATTCGAGAATCTCCGGAAATCAGGAAGGTCCACCCGGAGGAACGGAGAAAACCGAGGCGGCCCGGGACGAAAAACGAAGGCAGACTCGGAAAAAACTCGATGAACTCAAAGAAAAAACAAGCTCGCTCGAAAGCGGGCTTTTCGATTTGAGATCGTAG
- the fliN gene encoding flagellar motor switch protein FliN has product MGEGSLSQEEIDALLAGASDSFDPGAVASTAAQKDVPGMSPVDRDILSDLLSSCFQVAGNTLGAVLSRSSAFLNPNAETKSRKDIESELKSGSFLLYSTLSGSVNGRVVLAMSAENAVKIANSMMGGFDSGDLDEAQMQTLRDSLTPVMGALISQISTKTGGGVNGSPSETRNVTSPAALVLPDGESIVRVFFNLTIESIPSFRVQFLLSLSTAADLLNLYRRSGSGGGDMGGMGMGGMGGMGMSAGSMSVKSVAFPNLGTASGASSTPNLNLLMDVQMSVTVELGRTKMYIKDILGLGEGSIIELDKLAGEPVDLLVNGKLIAKGEVVVIDENFGVRVTDIVSPTDRIKPEGK; this is encoded by the coding sequence ATGGGCGAAGGTTCCCTTTCACAGGAAGAAATTGATGCACTACTAGCCGGAGCGAGCGATTCGTTTGATCCGGGGGCGGTAGCTTCCACAGCCGCACAAAAAGATGTTCCGGGAATGTCCCCCGTGGACCGGGACATCCTATCGGATCTACTTTCTTCTTGTTTTCAAGTCGCAGGGAACACGTTAGGCGCCGTTCTTTCTCGTTCTTCCGCATTCTTAAATCCAAACGCGGAGACCAAGTCGCGTAAAGATATCGAATCCGAACTCAAGTCCGGATCCTTCCTTTTGTATTCTACCTTATCTGGAAGCGTAAACGGAAGAGTCGTCCTTGCGATGTCCGCCGAAAACGCAGTGAAGATCGCAAATTCTATGATGGGCGGTTTTGATTCCGGAGATCTCGACGAAGCACAGATGCAGACACTTCGAGATTCTTTAACTCCTGTTATGGGAGCTTTGATTTCTCAGATCAGTACGAAGACCGGAGGAGGAGTCAATGGCTCTCCTTCCGAAACAAGAAACGTAACTTCTCCCGCTGCCTTGGTTTTGCCGGATGGAGAAAGTATCGTTCGAGTCTTTTTTAATCTTACGATCGAAAGTATTCCTTCTTTTCGAGTTCAATTCTTACTCTCCCTTTCTACAGCCGCCGATCTTTTGAATCTTTATCGTCGTTCCGGAAGCGGTGGCGGAGATATGGGCGGGATGGGAATGGGAGGCATGGGTGGAATGGGAATGTCCGCAGGTTCCATGTCCGTGAAGTCCGTTGCGTTTCCGAATTTAGGAACCGCGAGCGGCGCCTCAAGCACTCCGAACTTAAATCTTCTCATGGACGTTCAGATGAGCGTCACGGTAGAATTGGGAAGAACCAAGATGTATATCAAAGACATCTTGGGTTTGGGAGAAGGTTCCATCATCGAGCTCGACAAACTTGCGGGTGAGCCGGTCGATCTTCTCGTCAACGGAAAGCTGATCGCCAAGGGCGAAGTCGTGGTCATCGATGAAAACTTCGGGGTGCGGGTCACTGACATCGTAAGCCCGACCGATCGGATCAAGCCGGAGGGTAAGTGA
- a CDS encoding DUF971 domain-containing protein encodes MAQLSLKATTPDLIDFDDTTLKITWKDGVTSVFDLLDLRKRCPCVVCKGGHGGKVGTTTGGIQKISLYAVNKVGRYAINPVWSDNHQTGIYSFDSLRMLADGLGGDLTL; translated from the coding sequence ATGGCACAATTAAGTTTAAAAGCGACCACACCCGATCTCATCGACTTTGACGATACAACTTTGAAGATCACCTGGAAAGACGGAGTTACTTCCGTCTTTGATCTTCTGGACTTGAGAAAACGCTGTCCCTGCGTCGTCTGCAAGGGCGGGCACGGTGGAAAAGTAGGAACTACCACCGGAGGAATTCAAAAGATTTCTCTTTACGCAGTCAATAAGGTAGGACGTTACGCGATCAATCCGGTCTGGAGCGACAATCATCAAACGGGAATTTACTCGTTTGATTCTCTTCGAATGCTTGCCGATGGACTGGGTGGAGACCTCACTCTCTGA
- the asd gene encoding archaetidylserine decarboxylase (Phosphatidylserine decarboxylase is synthesized as a single chain precursor. Generation of the pyruvoyl active site from a Ser is coupled to cleavage of a Gly-Ser bond between the larger (beta) and smaller (alpha chains). It is an integral membrane protein.) yields the protein MFQLHFFQFFDWDLLKPFFYFLSFIGIYLTLRLRFPQVRFLFLAVKIFSGNMDYKGSRGRLVHSQAFFSGTASSLLPGAIIGSALALMIGGPGVLFWIWISTFLIMPLRFVSSTLAIRFRTKTATGRYLSGPMYFIEKALKARWLAVSFSIAGLFTVLVMGGAVPMLYVTHIASKAFEVTGMTVPFLLSVILVFIVLGGVRRVGKISAYLAPIGILLFFAGYFFLFKNSLMNFQHFLWLSLQEAFQPVTAIAGGSFVLARTFSMASGIFFLSTETGIGKSAGVSGVVRTDYPAKQGLVSMLATFFEGFIISTLVIYALSSYGAFKMEEQMFFLNTLFQGHTNPINAAFFTSFLLFGVVSITGWFYTGEQNALYILGEKFANFFRILFLVTILSAAYLYVKNGEGILYDAFGLGYSLSIITAVPVLISLVLLEKIARAELKRFLTESGARYEVLKDFYLLVLSIVPKNLLSLLFGLLASSRLPRFIMIPILKAFARAYKINLDEAELEIQEYNSLNAFFTRALKAEARIIESAESEMVSPVDAKITGYGDINQRIIIQAKGVDYNLKELLGGGASKYLDDFSNGKYITFYLSPQDYHRIHSPAYGRILGYYYEPGKLFPVNELAVFGIRGLFPKNERLITYLQTEYGKVAVIKVGASNVGRIRVTYDNKIVTNTLIRSARTVEYKDVSIMIDKGAELGRFEMGSTVILLMEKETFQFDSLPLNEKITYGTPIGKFLEKKCKLPK from the coding sequence ATGTTTCAACTTCATTTTTTTCAATTTTTCGATTGGGATTTACTCAAACCTTTCTTTTACTTTTTGAGTTTTATCGGAATCTATCTAACCCTTCGTCTTAGGTTTCCACAGGTTCGGTTTCTTTTCCTCGCAGTGAAGATTTTTTCGGGCAATATGGACTACAAAGGTTCCAGAGGAAGGCTCGTTCATTCACAGGCATTCTTTTCCGGGACCGCATCCTCTCTTCTTCCGGGTGCGATCATCGGATCCGCGCTCGCTCTTATGATCGGAGGTCCCGGAGTTCTTTTCTGGATATGGATTTCAACCTTCCTCATCATGCCCTTACGTTTTGTTTCTTCGACACTTGCGATTCGTTTTCGAACCAAAACTGCGACGGGAAGATATCTTTCCGGTCCTATGTATTTTATCGAAAAGGCATTGAAGGCGAGATGGCTCGCAGTGAGTTTTTCAATCGCCGGACTTTTTACGGTTCTTGTGATGGGCGGCGCGGTTCCGATGTTGTATGTGACACATATCGCGAGTAAGGCTTTTGAAGTCACGGGAATGACGGTTCCTTTTTTGTTGTCGGTGATTCTTGTCTTTATCGTTTTGGGAGGAGTGAGAAGGGTCGGTAAGATTTCTGCTTATCTCGCGCCGATCGGGATTCTACTTTTTTTTGCGGGTTATTTTTTTCTATTTAAGAATTCTCTCATGAACTTCCAACACTTCCTCTGGCTCTCTCTTCAGGAAGCGTTTCAACCCGTGACCGCGATTGCAGGAGGAAGTTTTGTTCTCGCGAGAACCTTTAGCATGGCTTCCGGAATTTTCTTCCTGTCCACGGAAACCGGAATCGGAAAGAGCGCGGGAGTTTCGGGGGTCGTGAGAACGGATTATCCGGCAAAGCAGGGACTCGTGAGTATGCTCGCGACCTTCTTCGAAGGATTTATCATATCCACTCTTGTGATCTACGCCCTTTCTTCTTACGGAGCGTTTAAGATGGAAGAACAGATGTTTTTCTTAAATACTCTTTTTCAAGGTCATACCAATCCAATCAATGCGGCCTTCTTCACTTCCTTTCTTCTTTTCGGAGTCGTATCCATCACTGGATGGTTTTATACCGGAGAACAAAACGCTCTTTACATTCTCGGGGAAAAGTTCGCGAACTTCTTTCGAATTCTTTTTTTGGTCACGATCCTTTCCGCGGCCTATCTCTACGTAAAGAATGGGGAAGGAATTCTTTATGATGCGTTTGGTCTTGGATATTCCCTTTCCATCATCACGGCTGTTCCCGTTCTAATATCTTTAGTTCTATTGGAAAAAATCGCAAGAGCGGAATTGAAACGTTTTCTTACGGAAAGCGGAGCGAGATACGAGGTCTTAAAAGATTTTTATCTTCTCGTCCTTTCGATCGTTCCCAAAAATTTACTTTCCCTTTTATTCGGACTTCTCGCATCCTCGAGACTTCCTCGTTTTATCATGATTCCGATCTTGAAGGCGTTTGCAAGGGCGTATAAGATCAATCTCGACGAAGCGGAATTGGAAATTCAGGAATACAATTCTCTCAACGCATTCTTTACAAGAGCCTTAAAGGCGGAAGCGAGAATCATCGAATCCGCAGAGAGCGAAATGGTTTCCCCCGTGGACGCAAAGATAACCGGATACGGGGATATCAATCAGAGAATCATCATCCAAGCCAAGGGTGTGGACTACAATCTGAAAGAACTCTTAGGAGGTGGCGCTTCGAAATATCTGGACGATTTCTCCAACGGAAAATACATCACGTTTTATCTTTCACCTCAGGACTATCATAGAATTCATTCTCCCGCTTACGGAAGAATATTAGGATATTATTATGAACCCGGAAAACTCTTTCCGGTCAACGAACTCGCTGTTTTTGGAATCCGGGGACTTTTTCCAAAAAATGAAAGGTTGATCACGTATCTCCAAACCGAATACGGAAAAGTCGCCGTCATCAAAGTGGGGGCTTCCAACGTGGGAAGAATCCGAGTCACCTATGACAATAAGATCGTGACGAACACTCTCATTCGAAGTGCGAGAACCGTGGAATACAAGGACGTTTCCATCATGATCGACAAGGGCGCGGAGCTCGGAAGATTCGAGATGGGATCCACCGTGATTCTTCTTATGGAAAAGGAAACGTTTCAGTTTGATTCTCTTCCTCTCAATGAGAAGATCACCTACGGAACACCGATCGGAAAATTCTTAGAGAAGAAGTGTAAACTTCCGAAATGA